Within Romboutsia sp. CE17, the genomic segment TAGATGTACAGGATATGTGAAAATTTTTAAAGCAATAGAGTTAGCTGCAAAAATATTTAGAGAAAATATAGAGGTTCCAAAAGTTGAGTGTAAGGGACTAATAGGCGAAAGTATGCCAAGAGTTGATGCAGTAGCTAAAGCTTTAGGTGAAGCTGAATATGTAGATGATATGAGAATCGAAGGAATGATTTATGGTTCAGCAGTAAGAACAAAATATCCTAGAGCTTTAGTAAAGAAAATAGATATAGAAGAAGCTAAAGCATATCCAGGCGTAGTAGCTGTATTAACAGCAAAGGATATACCAGGAAGCATAAAAGTAGGTCATCTAAAAAAAGACTGGGATACATTAATTCCAGAAGGTGAAATAACTAGATATTTAGGTGATGCAATAGTATTAGTAGCTGCAGAAACTAAAGAAGCCTTAGAAGAAGCTAAAAAACTTGTAAAAATAGAGTATGAAGAATTAAAGCCATTAACATGTCCAGAAGAGGCTTTAAAAGAAGATGCTCCAAGTTTACATGAAGGTGGAAATATTTTAGTAAATGAACACTTAGTTAGAGGAAATGCTGAAGAAAAAATAAAAAATTCTAAGCATGTAGTTACAAGAAAGTACTCTACACCATTTACAGAACATGCCTTCTTAGAACCTGAATGTGCAGTAGCAGGTCCTTATGAAGATGATGGTGTAATAATTTACTCATCAGACCAAGGTGTTTTTGCAACTCAACATGAATGTGCAGATATGTTAGGTCTACCATATGAAAAGGTAAGAGTAATTAATAAAATGGTAGGTGGAGGATTTGGTGGAAAAGAAGACATGAGCGTTCAACACCATGCAGCTCTTCTAGCATACCATACAAAAAGATTTGTTAAAGTATTACTTACAAGAAAAGAAAGTATAATTATACATCCAAAAAGACATGCAGTCGAAATGGAATTAACAACAGCATGTGATGAAAATGGATATTTAACAGCTATGAAAGCAACAATAATATCTGATACTGGGGCATATGCATCTTTAGGAGGTCCAGTTCTTCAAAGATTATGTACTCATGCAGCAGGACCATACAACTATCAAGATATAGATATAGATGGAACAGCTGTATATACAAATAACCCACCAGCAGGAGCTTTCAGAGGATTTGGAGTAACTCAAAGTTGTTTTGCTACAGAATGTAATATAAATTTATTAGCAGAAATGGTAGGTATATCTCCTTGGGAGATTAGATATAAAAATGCTGTTAGACCAGGTCAAGTTTTACCAAATGGTCAAATTGCAGATGAAGGAACTGGTATTGTAGAAACATTAGAGGCTGTTAAAGAAGAGTATGAAAAGCATAAATATGTAGGAATAGCATGTGCTATGAAAAATAGTGGTGTAGGTGTAGGAATACCTGATATAGGTAGATGTAAGTTAAAAATAATAGATGGAAAAGTTCATATAAGAACTAGTGCATCTTGCATTGGTCAAGGTCTAGGAACAGTAGCAATACAAATGTTATGTGAAACAGCTAAAATATCTCCAGAAGATGTAATACATGATGCACCAGATACTCATACTACACCTGATTCTGGTAACACAACAGCTTCAAGACAAACTGTATTTACAGGAGAAGCTACTAAAGTTGCAGCTAAGAAACTAAAAGAAGCATTAGATTCTGGTAAGACTATAGCTGACTTAGAAGGAGAAGAATTCTATGGAGAGTATGCTAGTGAAACTGACAAAATGGGATGTGATAAACCAAACCCTGTAAGTCACGTAGCATATGGATATGCAACTCATGTAGCAGTTTTAAATGAAGATGGTAAACTTGAAAAATTCATAGCAGCTCATGATGTAGGAAGAGCAGTAAATCCAATTAGTTTAGAGGGACAAATTGAAGGTGGAGTAGTAATGTCTATGGGATATGCACTTACAGAAGATTATCCACTAGAAAATTGTGTACCAAAAGCTAAGTTTGGAACTCTAGGATTATTTAAATCTACAGAAATACCTGAAATAAAGGCTGTAGTAGTAGAAAAGAATAAAGATGATTTAGCTTATGGAGCTAAAGGAATTGGAGAAATAGCATCAATACCAACAGCTCCAGCAATTCAAAATGCTTATTATGTGTATGATAAAGAGTTTAGAACTAAACTTCCTTTAGAAAATACACCTTACAATAAGAAAAAGTAATATTAGGAGGAACATTAATGATGAATCAAAAAGTAATTGAAACAAAAAATGCACCAGGTGCAATAGGACCATACTCACAAGGAATGATAGTTGGAGATTTAGTATATACTTCTGGCCAACTTCCTATAGATATGGCAACTGGAGAATTAGTTTCTGATGTTAAATTAGCAACTAAAGCTTCTTTAGATAATGTTAAAGCAATTTTAGAAGAAGCAGGAACATCAATGGATAAAGTTTTTAAAACAACAGTATTTGTTAAAGATTTAAATGATTTTAATGCAGTGAATGAAGTTTATGCAACTTACTTTGAATCTAACCCACCAGCTAGATCTTGTGTTCAAGTTGCAAAATTACCAAAAGATGCAGTAGTAGAAATCGAAGCAATAGCAACTTTATAAAATTATTATAATTAAAAGTAATAAGTTTTAAATAAAATAAGTTTTAGAAATCCTTAAAAGTCAATGTTAATTTAGAAAATTTAAAAATAAGTTAGAATCGGAAATAAAATCCAATAATATTTATAAAACCCTTTTACTATAATGTTGTTAAAATGTTACTATATTATAGTAGAGGGTTTATTTTTTGTCCTCTACAAATAATAGAAATATTAAAAATTGATAGGGGGTTTAAAATGAATTTTAATCATGGGATAGAATTAACACAAGCACAAAAGTTAGTAATGACAACTCAACTTAGACAATCTATAGAAATATTAAATATGAATAATATTGAGCTAGAACATGAGATTGCTAGAGAAGTTGAGAGTAACCCTTTATTGGAGGCAGAAAAAAGTAGTGATATAAATTGGGAAGAGTATATTAACGACATTGAGAACTCCAAATCTTATAAAAAAATAGAAAACGTATTTAATGAAGATAATGAAGTTAACTTAGAAAATATAATTAAGAACTCATCTAACTTATATGATGACTTAATTTTTCAAATTAGCTTATATAAACTAAGTGATTTGGAGAGAGAGGTATGTGAATATATAATAGATAGCTTAGATGAAGATGGGTTTTTAAAAATAGATGATGATGAAATGATAAAAGCTTTAAATATAGACAAGAATATATATATTAATTGTTTATCAAAAGTTCAAAATTTAGAACCAAATGGAGTAGGGGCAAGAAATTTAAAAGAATGTCTAATTATTCAGGCAAAAAACAATGGCACATATGATGAAGTTCTTGAAGAAATTATAAATAATGATTTAAGATTAGTTGCCACTAACAAATATAAAGAAATATGCAAAAAATACAATATCTCATTTCAAAAATACAAAGTATTATCAAATATAATAAAGGATTTAAATCCTAGACCGTGTGAAAGTTATTATAACCCAACTGAGGAAGCAGTTTATATAAAACCAGATGTGATTGTTGAGAAAATAGATGGTAAATTTTTGGTTTATTTAAATAGAAAAGAAACCTATAAGTTAAGGATAAATAATTTTTATAAAGAAGTGTTAAGAAATTCTCAATCTGATAATGATGCAAAAGAGTTTATAAAAGAAAGATTAAACTCTGCATTAAATTTAATTAAAAATATAGATCATAGAAAAAATACTATTCTTAAAATAGCTGAATGTATAGTGAAAAAACAAGAAGAATTTTTAAACAAAGGAATTAAATATATAAAACCAATGAAAATGAAAGACTTAGCTGAAGAATTAGAATGTCATGAGTCGACAATAAGCAGGGGGGTAAATGGAAAATATATATTAACTCCTTTTGGAACATTTGAATTTAAATATTTCTTTAATAGTTCTATAGAAACAGATGGTGATGAGTCTATATCTAGTGTCAGCATAAAAAACATAATTAAGGATAAAATAAAGTCAGAAAATAAGGAAAAACCTCTGAGTGATGAGCAATTAGCCAAAATTTTAAAAGAAGAAGGAATAAAAATAGCAAGAAGAACAGTAGCCAAGTATAGGGAGGAATTAGGCATATTATCTTCTAGTAAAAGAAAAAAATATTGAAATATAAATTTATAAAAAATTATATTAAAAACTATTGAAATAAATTTGGATATGATTTACAATAAAATTATCTTGTGGGACTTAAATTGAATTGAGGGACAATTAATGTCCCGTGAAATTACAATAAGGAGTTGTATAATGAAAGACCTAATTAAATTTCAAAAAAAATTGATTCCCCAAGTTGTTGAACTTATGGAAAGAAGGTACTCGATATTGAGGCAAATTTCTTTAAGTGAACCAGTAGGAAGAAGAACCTTATCAAATATATTAGATATAAGCGAAAGAATTATAAGATCAGAAACAGAATTTTTAAAAGAACAAGGTCTTATAAACGTTGCAGGATCTGGTATGACACTAACATCAGAGGGAGAACAACTTCTAGATGATTTAAAAGATACTATGAACTATGTAATGGGGCTTTCACAACTACAGGATAAGGTAAAAGAAAAGCTAGGTATTAAAAAAGTGTTATTAGTACCAGGTAGCTTTGACAAAAACGAAAGTATTCTAAATGATATAGCAAAATGTGGTGCTGAATATTTCCTTCAAGTATTAAAGCCAGATGATGTAGTTTCAATAACTGGAGGCAGTACTATGTTAGAATTTTCTAAGGCTTTGAAGTCTGAAAAAAGATATAACGATGTAACTATATTACCTGCAAGAGGTAGCATGGGGAAAATCGTAGAAACTCAAACTAATAACATAGTTTCTATAATGAGTAAGAAATTAAGCTCACACTATAAATTATTAAATATACCAGATGAATTAAGCGAAGAAACAAGAAAGAGTTTAATTCAAGAGCCAGAAATTAAAAGTACATTAGAGCAAATTAAAAAAACGGACATTTTAGTTTTTGGCATAGGGCGTGCTGATGAGATGGCAAAAAGAAGAAAGTTATCAGATGAGCAAGTCAATGAAATAATGTCAAAAGGAGCAGTATGCGAAGCTTTTGGATATTATTTCAATAAAGAAGGGGAAATAGTTTATAAGTTGAATACAGTAGGAATTGATTTAAATACTGTAAACAATGTAAGAGAAACGGTAGCTATATTTGGAGGAACAACAAAAGTTGAAGCATGCATAGCAATTTCAAAAGTAGATAAGAATATAGTTCTTATAACTGATGAAGAAAGTGCATGTAAGATTTTAGAAACAATTTAGTTAAATAACTAGCTAAGCTAGTAAAATATATTATAAATATACATACACTCAGGAGGTAGAATAATGGTTAAAGTTGCTATAAATGGATTTGGGAGAATTGGTAGATTAGCGCTTAGAAAATTAATGGAGCAAACAGATAAGTTTGAAGTTGTTGCAATAAACGACTTAACAGATGCTAAGACTTTAGCACACTTATTTAAGTATGATACTGCTCAAGGTAGATTTAATGGTGAAATAGAAGTTAAAGAAGGAGCTTTCGTAGTTAACGGAAAAGAAATAAAAGTAACTGCTGAAAGAAATCCTGCAGATTTACCATGGAAAGAATTAAATGTTGATATAGTATTAGAGTGTACTGGATTCTTCACTTCTCAAGAGAAGGCTGGACTTCACTTAGAAGCTGGAGCTAAGAAAGTTGTTGTTTCTGCACCAGCAACAGGGGATATAAAAACTGTAGTTTACAATGTAAATCATGATGTATTAGATGGAAGTGAAACAGTTATATCAGGAGCTTCTTGTACAACTAACTGTTTAGCACCAATGGCTAAAACTTTAAATGATGCTTTTGGATTACAAAAAGGTTTCATGACTACTATACATGCATATACAAATGACCAAAATACTTTAGATGGTCCTCATGCAAAAGGTGACTTAAGAAGAGCTAGAGCTGCTGCTTCTAACATAGTTCCTAACACTACAGGAGCTGCAAAAGCTATAGGTTTAGTTATACCTGAATTAAAAGGTAAATTAGACGGAGCTGCTCAAAGAGTTCCAGTTGTAACTGGTTCAATAACTGAGTTAGTTTGTACTTTAGATAAGAAAGTAACAGTAGAAGAAATAAATGCTGCTATGAAAGCTGCTTCAAATGAATCTTTCGGATACACTGAAGAGCCATTAGTTTCTTCTGATATAATAGGAATAAGCTACGGATCATTATTCGATGCAACTCAAACAAAAGTTATGGAAGTAAACGGAGAGCAATTAGTTAAAGTTGTTTCTTGGTATGACAATGAAATGTCTTACACTTCTCAATTAATAAGAACTTTAGGATACTTCGCTAACTTAGCTAAGTAGTTTTATACCAGTCCGGGTTTGTAGTATTATACTACGGGCTCCGGACTTTTTTGAGGAAAAAGCAAAAAAATTTTACCAATAACGAGGTATGAATTTATATATAGATAAAAAAGGGAAGATATAATATAAAATTTCGGTTTTTGAAAGGAGACTCACTATGTCAATGCTTAACAAAAAAACTATAGAAGATATAAATGTGAACGGAAAAAGAGTATTAGTAAGATGTGACTTCAACGTTCCTTTACAGGATGGAGTTATAACTGATGAAAATAGATTAAATGGAGCATTACCAACTATAAAATATTTAATAGAAAATGGAGCTAAGGTTATATTATGTTCTCACTTAGGTAAGCCAAAAGGTGAAGCTAAAAAAGAATTATCTTTAGAACCAGTTGCAAAAAGATTATCTGAAATGTTAGACAAAGAAGTAGTTTTTGCTGCTGATGATAATGTAGTAGGAGAAAATGCTAAGGCTGCAGTTGAAAAAATGCAAAATGGTGATGTTGTATTATTACAAAATACTAGATACAGAAAAGAAGAAACTAAAAACGAAGAAAATTACTCTAAAGAATTAGCTTCTTTAGCTGAAATATTTGTAAATGATGCATTCGGTACTGCTCATAGAGCTCACTGTTCTACAGTAGGTGCTGGAGAATTCTTAGAAGAAAGAGCTTGTGGATACTTAATTCAAAAAGAATTAAAGTTCTTAGGTGAAGCAGTTGCTAACCCAGTAAGACCTTTCACTGCTATATTAGGTGGAGCTAAGGTTTCTGATAAGATAGCTGTTATAGAACAATTATTAGAAAAAGTAGATAACATAATAATAGGTGGAGGAATGTCTTATACATTCTTAAAAGCTCTAGGATATGAAATAGGAACTTCTTTAGTTGAAGAAGATAGAGTTGAATATGCTAAAGAAATGATGGCTAAAGCTGAAGCTAAAGGTGTTAAATTCTTATTACCAATAGACAATGCAGTAGCTGATAAATTTGCTGATGTTGAGCCAGTTATAACTGAAGGTGCTAACATACCAGAAGGATTCATGGGACTTGATATAGGACCTAAAACAATAGAATTATATGTAAATACTGTAAATGAATCTAAAACAATAGTATGGAATGGACCAATGGGAGTATTCGAATTTGAAAACTTCAACAAAGGTACATTAGCAGTAGCTAAGGCTATGGCTGCTTTAGAAGGTGCAACAACAGTAATCGGTGGAGGAGACTCTGCTGCAGCTGTTAACCAATTAGGATTCGGAGATAAAATGACTCACGTTTCTACTGGTGGTGGAGCATCATTAGAATTTTTAGAAGGTAAAGAGTTACCAGGAATAGTAGCATTAGACAACAAATAATATAGGTAAAGCAACGACAGAGTGTGTACTCAATTTTGACAATATAAATAAGCTACCACAAATAGTTTTATGAAAATAAAACTATCTTAAATTTTATAAAAATTAAGTTTTGGAAAATATGATAGGGACATATTTTCCAAGAGCTTAATTAAAATGTGGAGGAATTGAAAAATGAGAAAACCTATAATAGCAGGAAACTGGAAAATGAATAAAACAATAGCAGAAGCAGTTGCTTTTGTTAATGATATTAAAGATAGAGTAAACAATGAAAATGTAGAAGCTGTAATATGTGCACCTTTTTTAGCTTTAAAAGATTTAAAAGAAGCGATAAAGGGTACAAACATAAAAATTGGGGCTCAAAATATGCATTATCAAGAAAATGGAGCTTTTACAGGTGAAATTTCACCGATAATGCTAAAAGAAATAGGTGTAGACTACGTAATTATAGGACACTCGGAGAGAAGACAATACTTCAATGAGACTAACGAAGCTGTAAACAAAAAAGTTTTAAAAGCTTTAGAACATGGAATACTTCCAATACTTTGTTGTGGAGAATCTTTAGAGCAAAGAGAAGCTGGAGAAACTAAAGCATTTTGTAAAGTTCAAGTTGAAAAAGGTTTAGAAAATGTTGCTAGAGAAGATTTAAATAAAATTGTTATAGCATATGAACCAATCTGGGCAATAGGAACTGGTAAAACAGCTACTGCTGAAGAGGCTAACGATGTTATCTCTTATATAAGAGAAGTTGTAAAAGGCTTATATGGTGAATTAGCTAATGACGTAAGGATACAATACGGGGGAAGTGTTAAACCCGAAAATGTTGCACAAATAATGGCACAAAGTGATATAGATGGAGCTTTAGTTGGAGGCGCTAGTTTAGCTGCTGATGACTTTGTTAAGCTTGTAAATTTCTAAGGAGTGAAATAATTATGAAAAAACCAGTTGCTTTAATCATAATGGATGGTTTTGGATGTACTAATGAAACTAGTGGAAATGCAGTTGCTGCTGCTAAAACTCCTAATATAGATAGATTATCTAAAGAATATCCATGCACAACAATAAATGCTAGTGGTCTAGATGTAGGATTACCAGATGGTCAAATGGGGAATTCAGAGGTTGGACACACAAACATAGGTGCAGGTAGAATAGTATATCAAGACTTAACTAGAATAACAAAAGCAATACAAGATGGCGACTTCTTTAATAATGAAGTATTATGCCAAGCTATGAATAATGCTAAATATAATGCACTTCATTTAGCGGGATTATTATCTGATGGAGGAGTACATTCACATATAGATCACCTAAAAGCGTTAGTTAAAATGGCTAAAGAAAAAGGTGTAAAAAAAGTATACATTCATGCATTTACGGATGGTAGAGATACTGATCCTCAAAGCGCTTTAACATATGTTAAAGAAATAGAAGAAGTTATAGCTGAGATAGGTGTAGGAGAATTTGCTTCTGTAAGTGGTAGATACTATGCAATGGATAGAGATAAGAGATGGGAAAGAATAGAACTTGCATATAACGCAATGGTAGAAGGAAAAGGAGAAACTGCTTCTTCTGCTACTGAAGCTATCCAAAAATCTTATGATGAAGGTAAGAATGATGAGTTCGTATTACCTACTGTTATAGTAAAAGATGGAGAGCCTGTAGGAACTATAAAAGAAGGAGACTCTGTAGTATTCTTCAACTTTAGACCAGATAGAGCTAGACAAATAACAAGAGCTTTAGTTTGTGATGATTTTGTAGGATTTGAAAAATCTTGTATCAAGACTTTCTTCGTATGCTTAACTGAATATGATATAACTATAAAAAATGTTCATATAGCATTCGGTCCTCAATCATTAGCTAATACTTTAGGAGAATATTTAGCTAATAATGGAAAAACTCAATTAAGAGCTGCTGAAACTGAAAAGTATGCTCATGTTACATTCTTCTTCAATGGTGGAGTAGAAGAACCAAATGAAGGAGAAGATAGACTATTAATACCATCTCCAAAGGTTGCAACTTATGACTTACAGCCAGAAATGTCTGCAACAGAGTTATTAGAAAGTGTTGTAACTAAAATAGATGAAGATAAATATGACTTCATAGTTGTTAACTTCGCAAATCCTGATATGGTTGGTCATACAGGAAGTATAGAGGCTGCAATAACTGCAGTTGAAACAGTTGATAGCTGTGTAGGTAAATTAATAGATAAAATAATTGAAAAAGGTGGTAGCGCAATATTAACTGCAGACCACGGAAATGCAGAAGCAATGGAAGATGTAGAAACTGGAAAAACTATAACAGCTCACTCTACAAATCCAGTACCATTTATAGTTGCAGGTAATGATTTTAAGAATGCAGAACTATTAAATGATGGTAGATTATCTGATATAGCGCCAACTGTACTTGACATGATGCATTTAGAACAACCAGAAGAAATGACTGGTCATTCATTAATAAAAAAATAATTATTATTAAATAATTACTAATTATAAATTTTAAAATTATACAATATCTATTTAATTACTAAACTAACAAGTTTAAATAATATTTCCTCATCTATATTTTAAAAGTACAGATGAGGAAATTAAAGCTAATATTGTATAGAAATTAATTATTATATTATGGAATATGAAGGGAGATAGAAATATGTCAGTTATAGAAGCAGTATACGCAAGAGAAGTATTAGATTCAAGAGGAAATCCAACTGTTGAAGTTGAAGTTATATTAGAAAGCGGAACTATGGGGAGAGCTATAGTACCATCAGGGGCATCTACAGGAGCTTTCGAAGCAGTAGAATTAAGAGATGGTGACAAAGGAAGATACTTAGGTAAAGGTGTAGAAAAAGCTGTTGCTAACGTAAATGAAATAATAGCACCAGAATTAGAAGGAATGGACTGTTTCGATCAACCAGGAATAGATGCAGTTATGATAGAATTAGATGGAACTCCAAACAAAGGTAAATTAGGAGCTAACGCAATACTTGGAGTATCTATGGCTGTAGCAAGAGCTGCTGCTGAAGAATTAGGATTACCATTATTCCAATACATAGGTGGAGTAAATGCTAAGCAATTACCAGTACCAATGATGAACATATTAAACGGTGGAGAGCATGCAGATAACAACGTTGACGTTCAAGAATTCATGATATTACCAGTAGGAGCTAAATCTTTCAAAGAAGGTTTAAGAATGGGAGCAGAAGTATTCCATTCATTAAAGAAAGTTCTTGGAGAAAAAGGATTAGCTTGTGGTGTAGGTGATGAAGGTGGATTCGCTCCAAACTTAGGATCAAACAGAGAAGCTTTAGAATTAATAGTTGAAGCTATAGAAAAAGCTGGATATAAGCCAGGAGATGACGTAAGATTAGGTCTTGACGTTGCTGCTACAGAAATGTACAACAAAGAAACTAAAAAATATGTTTTAGCTGGAGAAGGAAAAGAATTAACTGCAGCTGAAATGGTTGAGTTATATGAAGATTGGGCTAACAACTTCCCAATAGTAACTATAGAAGATGGTTTAGATGAAGAAGATTGGGATGGAT encodes:
- a CDS encoding RidA family protein; translation: MNQKVIETKNAPGAIGPYSQGMIVGDLVYTSGQLPIDMATGELVSDVKLATKASLDNVKAILEEAGTSMDKVFKTTVFVKDLNDFNAVNEVYATYFESNPPARSCVQVAKLPKDAVVEIEAIATL
- the rpoN gene encoding RNA polymerase factor sigma-54, producing the protein MNFNHGIELTQAQKLVMTTQLRQSIEILNMNNIELEHEIAREVESNPLLEAEKSSDINWEEYINDIENSKSYKKIENVFNEDNEVNLENIIKNSSNLYDDLIFQISLYKLSDLEREVCEYIIDSLDEDGFLKIDDDEMIKALNIDKNIYINCLSKVQNLEPNGVGARNLKECLIIQAKNNGTYDEVLEEIINNDLRLVATNKYKEICKKYNISFQKYKVLSNIIKDLNPRPCESYYNPTEEAVYIKPDVIVEKIDGKFLVYLNRKETYKLRINNFYKEVLRNSQSDNDAKEFIKERLNSALNLIKNIDHRKNTILKIAECIVKKQEEFLNKGIKYIKPMKMKDLAEELECHESTISRGVNGKYILTPFGTFEFKYFFNSSIETDGDESISSVSIKNIIKDKIKSENKEKPLSDEQLAKILKEEGIKIARRTVAKYREELGILSSSKRKKY
- a CDS encoding sugar-binding transcriptional regulator, giving the protein MKDLIKFQKKLIPQVVELMERRYSILRQISLSEPVGRRTLSNILDISERIIRSETEFLKEQGLINVAGSGMTLTSEGEQLLDDLKDTMNYVMGLSQLQDKVKEKLGIKKVLLVPGSFDKNESILNDIAKCGAEYFLQVLKPDDVVSITGGSTMLEFSKALKSEKRYNDVTILPARGSMGKIVETQTNNIVSIMSKKLSSHYKLLNIPDELSEETRKSLIQEPEIKSTLEQIKKTDILVFGIGRADEMAKRRKLSDEQVNEIMSKGAVCEAFGYYFNKEGEIVYKLNTVGIDLNTVNNVRETVAIFGGTTKVEACIAISKVDKNIVLITDEESACKILETI
- the gap gene encoding type I glyceraldehyde-3-phosphate dehydrogenase; protein product: MVKVAINGFGRIGRLALRKLMEQTDKFEVVAINDLTDAKTLAHLFKYDTAQGRFNGEIEVKEGAFVVNGKEIKVTAERNPADLPWKELNVDIVLECTGFFTSQEKAGLHLEAGAKKVVVSAPATGDIKTVVYNVNHDVLDGSETVISGASCTTNCLAPMAKTLNDAFGLQKGFMTTIHAYTNDQNTLDGPHAKGDLRRARAAASNIVPNTTGAAKAIGLVIPELKGKLDGAAQRVPVVTGSITELVCTLDKKVTVEEINAAMKAASNESFGYTEEPLVSSDIIGISYGSLFDATQTKVMEVNGEQLVKVVSWYDNEMSYTSQLIRTLGYFANLAK
- a CDS encoding phosphoglycerate kinase, which produces MSMLNKKTIEDINVNGKRVLVRCDFNVPLQDGVITDENRLNGALPTIKYLIENGAKVILCSHLGKPKGEAKKELSLEPVAKRLSEMLDKEVVFAADDNVVGENAKAAVEKMQNGDVVLLQNTRYRKEETKNEENYSKELASLAEIFVNDAFGTAHRAHCSTVGAGEFLEERACGYLIQKELKFLGEAVANPVRPFTAILGGAKVSDKIAVIEQLLEKVDNIIIGGGMSYTFLKALGYEIGTSLVEEDRVEYAKEMMAKAEAKGVKFLLPIDNAVADKFADVEPVITEGANIPEGFMGLDIGPKTIELYVNTVNESKTIVWNGPMGVFEFENFNKGTLAVAKAMAALEGATTVIGGGDSAAAVNQLGFGDKMTHVSTGGGASLEFLEGKELPGIVALDNK
- the tpiA gene encoding triose-phosphate isomerase; its protein translation is MRKPIIAGNWKMNKTIAEAVAFVNDIKDRVNNENVEAVICAPFLALKDLKEAIKGTNIKIGAQNMHYQENGAFTGEISPIMLKEIGVDYVIIGHSERRQYFNETNEAVNKKVLKALEHGILPILCCGESLEQREAGETKAFCKVQVEKGLENVAREDLNKIVIAYEPIWAIGTGKTATAEEANDVISYIREVVKGLYGELANDVRIQYGGSVKPENVAQIMAQSDIDGALVGGASLAADDFVKLVNF
- the gpmI gene encoding 2,3-bisphosphoglycerate-independent phosphoglycerate mutase codes for the protein MKKPVALIIMDGFGCTNETSGNAVAAAKTPNIDRLSKEYPCTTINASGLDVGLPDGQMGNSEVGHTNIGAGRIVYQDLTRITKAIQDGDFFNNEVLCQAMNNAKYNALHLAGLLSDGGVHSHIDHLKALVKMAKEKGVKKVYIHAFTDGRDTDPQSALTYVKEIEEVIAEIGVGEFASVSGRYYAMDRDKRWERIELAYNAMVEGKGETASSATEAIQKSYDEGKNDEFVLPTVIVKDGEPVGTIKEGDSVVFFNFRPDRARQITRALVCDDFVGFEKSCIKTFFVCLTEYDITIKNVHIAFGPQSLANTLGEYLANNGKTQLRAAETEKYAHVTFFFNGGVEEPNEGEDRLLIPSPKVATYDLQPEMSATELLESVVTKIDEDKYDFIVVNFANPDMVGHTGSIEAAITAVETVDSCVGKLIDKIIEKGGSAILTADHGNAEAMEDVETGKTITAHSTNPVPFIVAGNDFKNAELLNDGRLSDIAPTVLDMMHLEQPEEMTGHSLIKK
- the eno gene encoding phosphopyruvate hydratase → MSVIEAVYAREVLDSRGNPTVEVEVILESGTMGRAIVPSGASTGAFEAVELRDGDKGRYLGKGVEKAVANVNEIIAPELEGMDCFDQPGIDAVMIELDGTPNKGKLGANAILGVSMAVARAAAEELGLPLFQYIGGVNAKQLPVPMMNILNGGEHADNNVDVQEFMILPVGAKSFKEGLRMGAEVFHSLKKVLGEKGLACGVGDEGGFAPNLGSNREALELIVEAIEKAGYKPGDDVRLGLDVAATEMYNKETKKYVLAGEGKELTAAEMVELYEDWANNFPIVTIEDGLDEEDWDGWKLLTEKLGNKLQLVGDDLFVTNTERLERGIEAGVANSILVKVNQIGTITETLDAIEMAKRAGYTAVISHRSGETEDTTIADLAVAVNAGQIKTGAPSRTDRVAKYNQLLRIEEMVGDSARYCGMNSFYNLKK